CGTTCAGGCCCTGCTCCAACTCCTCGACGCAGAAAGCGAAACCGTCCGTCAGGATCTGCTCCAGCTGGGCGGCGAGAGCCTTGCGGCCGGTCACGGTGCGCGGCGTGTACCGCTCCAGCGGGGCGGCGAGCCGCTTCTTCAGGAGTTCCGCCGGCAGATGCGCCAGCAGCACCTTGCCACTGGACGTCGCGTGCAGCGGCGTGCGCTGGCCGACCCAGTTGTGCGTGGTCAGCGCCGAAGGGCCGAACACCTGGTCGATGTTGACGGCCTGGTCGTCGTCGAGGATCGCCACATTGATCGTCTCGGCCACCTCGACCGCCAGCCGCTCGCAGACCGGGCGGCTCTGCTGCGACAGGTCCATCCGCACGGTCGCCGCACCCGCGAGCCGGACCAGGCCCAGGCCCAGGCGGTACTTGCCGCGCTCCCCCGGCTGCTCGACCAGGCCGCGCATCTCCAGCGCCGCCGTGAGCCGGAACGCCGTCGACTTGTGCACACCGAGCGCTGCCGCGAGCTCGGTGACGCCGGTCTCCCCCCCGCGGGCGAGGATCTCCAGGATGGTCACCGCACGGTCGACGGACTGCACCGGGGACTCCGTCCGCTGCGAGCTCCCCGGCCCCTCGGAGGACTTGCCGTACCGACTGTTGCTCATAACGCAACATTATGCACGCCGCCCGGTCGCGGCGGGTCGACCCCTTGACAAGCCCCTGGCGAGCCGAAACC
The Streptacidiphilus albus JL83 genome window above contains:
- a CDS encoding IclR family transcriptional regulator, with product MQSVDRAVTILEILARGGETGVTELAAALGVHKSTAFRLTAALEMRGLVEQPGERGKYRLGLGLVRLAGAATVRMDLSQQSRPVCERLAVEVAETINVAILDDDQAVNIDQVFGPSALTTHNWVGQRTPLHATSSGKVLLAHLPAELLKKRLAAPLERYTPRTVTGRKALAAQLEQILTDGFAFCVEELEQGLNAVAAPVHALNGQVVAAISASGPSFRLTEERIPAVAAAVRAAADEVSARLGYLRPA